The following proteins are encoded in a genomic region of Aquifex aeolicus VF5:
- a CDS encoding single-stranded DNA-binding protein yields the protein MLNKVFIIGRLTGDPVITYLPSGTPVVEFTLAYNRRYKNQNGEFQEESHFFDVKAYGKMAEDWATRFSKGYLVLVEGRLSQEKWEKEGKKFSKVRIIAENVRLINRPKGAELQAEEEEEVPPIEEEIEKLGKEEEKPFTDEEDEIPF from the coding sequence ATGCTCAATAAGGTTTTTATAATAGGAAGACTTACGGGTGACCCCGTTATAACTTATCTACCGAGCGGAACGCCCGTAGTAGAGTTTACTCTGGCTTACAACAGAAGGTATAAAAACCAGAACGGTGAATTTCAGGAGGAAAGTCACTTCTTTGACGTAAAGGCGTACGGAAAAATGGCTGAAGACTGGGCTACACGCTTCTCGAAAGGATACCTCGTACTCGTAGAGGGAAGACTCTCCCAGGAAAAGTGGGAGAAAGAAGGAAAGAAGTTCTCAAAGGTCAGGATAATAGCGGAAAACGTAAGATTAATAAACAGGCCGAAAGGTGCTGAACTTCAAGCAGAAGAAGAGGAGGAAGTTCCTCCCATTGAGGAGGAAATTGAAAAACTCGGTAAAGAGGAAGAGAAGCCTTTTACCGATGAAGAGGACGAAATACCTTTTTAA
- the rpsR gene encoding 30S ribosomal protein S18, whose amino-acid sequence MVVRAPKKKVCMYCEQKREPDYKNYEELRNFLTERGRIKDRKQTGLCAKHQRRLAVQIKRARQLGLLPYVVY is encoded by the coding sequence ATGGTAGTGAGAGCTCCTAAGAAGAAAGTTTGTATGTACTGTGAACAAAAGAGAGAGCCAGATTATAAAAACTACGAAGAACTCAGGAACTTTTTAACCGAAAGGGGAAGGATTAAAGATAGAAAGCAAACCGGACTTTGTGCAAAGCACCAGAGGAGACTAGCTGTTCAAATAAAGAGGGCGAGACAGCTCGGACTACTTCCCTACGTTGTTTACTAA
- the tatA gene encoding twin-arginine translocase TatA/TatE family subunit, whose product MHFPLPWQLILILLVILVIFGASKLPEVGKGLGEGIRNFKKALSGEEEEKGKEVKKEGE is encoded by the coding sequence ATGCACTTTCCTCTGCCGTGGCAATTAATACTGATACTCTTGGTTATCCTCGTAATCTTCGGTGCTTCAAAACTCCCCGAAGTGGGTAAAGGTTTGGGAGAGGGGATAAGGAACTTTAAGAAAGCGCTCTCAGGTGAAGAAGAGGAAAAGGGGAAGGAAGTTAAAAAGGAGGGTGAATAA
- the tatA gene encoding twin-arginine translocase TatA/TatE family subunit, producing the protein MFPGGISMTELIIILAVILLLFGAGRLPEAGRALGEGIRNFRKALSGETEVKEVKAEDVKTEERKEEKKEEKEKVEA; encoded by the coding sequence ATGTTTCCCGGCGGAATATCTATGACAGAGTTAATCATAATCCTTGCGGTTATCCTGCTACTCTTCGGTGCTGGAAGACTACCGGAAGCCGGAAGAGCGCTTGGTGAAGGTATAAGGAATTTCAGGAAGGCACTTTCAGGGGAGACGGAAGTAAAGGAAGTGAAGGCTGAAGACGTAAAGACGGAGGAGAGGAAAGAAGAAAAGAAGGAAGAGAAGGAAAAGGTAGAGGCTTAA
- the trmB gene encoding tRNA (guanosine(46)-N7)-methyltransferase TrmB, translated as MLCYVNYKRVKRPVEIPNLEVEIGFGRGDFIVKLAKENPDKNFFGIEISQISIEKLMKRVGKKGLKNVYCTNVDAYWGFYFLFRDNYVENIYMNYPDPWFKKRHHKRRLTKPERLYMFAKKLKLGGEIRIRTDNYEFLEFTKESAKVLDCFEVEEGTLNVKEPLTKYEQKWLSMGKTLYKLILRKVKEPKFVEHPEVEEVRELFPVKVKVESVDPKKIESREIKLDEEVYFKTFKVWQRDKDFLVECLLSEKGYLQKFFIQIKRKEDGYVIDVSPYSEVLRTRNLQRSIQTVAQLLS; from the coding sequence ATGCTCTGTTACGTAAATTACAAAAGGGTAAAAAGACCTGTAGAAATTCCCAATCTTGAGGTAGAAATAGGTTTCGGAAGAGGAGACTTTATAGTAAAGCTTGCGAAGGAAAATCCCGATAAGAATTTCTTCGGCATAGAGATATCCCAGATTTCTATTGAAAAACTGATGAAAAGAGTAGGGAAAAAAGGATTAAAGAACGTTTACTGCACAAACGTTGACGCCTACTGGGGCTTTTACTTTCTCTTTAGAGATAACTACGTTGAGAACATCTACATGAATTACCCGGATCCGTGGTTTAAGAAGAGGCACCACAAGAGGAGGTTAACAAAGCCCGAAAGACTTTACATGTTTGCGAAGAAATTAAAACTCGGCGGAGAGATAAGGATAAGGACCGACAACTACGAGTTTCTGGAATTTACAAAAGAAAGTGCAAAGGTATTAGACTGCTTTGAGGTAGAAGAGGGAACTTTAAACGTAAAAGAGCCTTTGACCAAGTATGAACAAAAGTGGCTTTCCATGGGAAAAACACTTTACAAGTTAATTTTGAGAAAGGTTAAGGAACCGAAGTTTGTAGAACATCCAGAGGTTGAGGAGGTACGGGAATTGTTTCCGGTAAAGGTAAAAGTGGAAAGCGTAGATCCTAAGAAAATTGAAAGCCGAGAAATTAAACTGGATGAAGAAGTTTACTTCAAAACCTTTAAAGTTTGGCAAAGGGATAAGGACTTTTTAGTGGAGTGTTTACTTTCGGAAAAGGGATACCTTCAAAAGTTCTTTATCCAGATTAAGAGGAAAGAGGACGGTTACGTAATAGACGTTTCCCCTTACAGTGAGGTACTGCGTACGAGAAACCTTCAGCGTTCAATTCAAACGGTGGCTCAATTGCTGAGTTAA
- a CDS encoding calcium/sodium antiporter gives MLTDLGLLTLGFFLLVKGADMLIEGAGGLARRFGIPEFVIGLTLVAFGTSLPEFTVNVSAALKDASGISLGNVIGSNIANILLILGVASLIKPLTVHATFVKKEIPVNFFLTLTLIVMANDVILNHAPVSLISRGDGLVLIITFLGYMYFLVAYLERDSILEGEMKESISPFKGFIYFILGLTGLSLGADWTVDGAVGLAKALGVSEAVIGLFVVAIGTSLPELFASAVSAYKGNPDIALGNVAGSNIFNATLVLGTSSVIRDIPVPERANVDLGVLFIATLLLLISSIWGKRKYTLDRMEGGIFLLAYFIYVIASWYRELS, from the coding sequence ATGCTTACGGACTTAGGGCTACTGACACTCGGGTTTTTCTTACTGGTAAAAGGAGCTGATATGCTCATAGAAGGAGCTGGAGGGCTTGCGAGGCGCTTCGGGATACCCGAATTCGTAATAGGTCTGACGCTCGTGGCTTTCGGAACATCCCTTCCCGAGTTTACCGTGAACGTAAGTGCAGCACTCAAAGACGCTTCGGGTATTTCTCTCGGAAACGTTATAGGTTCAAATATAGCAAACATTCTTCTTATCCTCGGTGTAGCTTCATTGATAAAGCCCCTTACTGTTCACGCCACATTCGTAAAAAAGGAAATTCCAGTGAACTTTTTTCTTACGTTAACGCTCATAGTCATGGCAAACGACGTTATCTTAAATCACGCTCCAGTTTCTTTGATATCCCGTGGGGACGGACTTGTCCTGATAATAACTTTTCTGGGATACATGTACTTCCTCGTGGCTTACTTGGAAAGGGACAGCATTCTTGAAGGAGAGATGAAAGAAAGCATTTCTCCTTTTAAGGGCTTTATCTACTTCATTCTCGGACTTACAGGTCTTTCTCTGGGAGCAGACTGGACGGTAGACGGCGCAGTCGGACTCGCTAAAGCTCTCGGAGTTAGTGAAGCTGTAATCGGGCTGTTTGTCGTTGCAATAGGAACATCTCTTCCGGAACTCTTTGCCTCCGCGGTATCAGCCTATAAAGGAAACCCGGATATCGCTCTCGGGAACGTTGCGGGTTCAAACATTTTCAACGCGACTCTAGTCCTTGGAACGAGCTCCGTTATAAGGGACATTCCCGTTCCAGAAAGGGCTAACGTGGATTTGGGAGTTTTGTTCATTGCCACACTCTTACTTCTGATATCCTCCATCTGGGGTAAAAGGAAGTACACGCTCGACAGAATGGAAGGAGGAATATTTTTACTGGCTTACTTTATTTACGTTATAGCTTCTTGGTACAGGGAACTCAGCTGA
- a CDS encoding 4Fe-4S dicluster domain-containing protein, with protein MKRPIMLIDLDRCIGCLSCEVACVQEKGLESLYIRPMKVFRVEGISEEPGAFYYPMNCFHCDPAPCVVACPTSAMRKREKDGIVYVEQTLCIGCKACIIACPYGAITFNPATQKVEKCDYCYKRVDKGLLPSCVEKCVTNCLYFVEVDEVPKERHKLKRIDEKLYEEIFS; from the coding sequence ATGAAGCGTCCTATAATGCTCATAGACCTGGACAGGTGCATAGGCTGCCTTTCCTGTGAAGTAGCCTGCGTTCAGGAGAAGGGACTGGAGAGCCTGTATATAAGACCCATGAAAGTTTTCAGGGTAGAAGGTATATCTGAAGAACCGGGAGCTTTTTACTACCCCATGAACTGCTTTCACTGCGACCCAGCTCCCTGTGTGGTTGCATGCCCTACATCCGCAATGAGAAAGAGGGAGAAGGACGGTATAGTTTACGTGGAACAAACTCTGTGCATAGGCTGTAAAGCGTGCATAATAGCCTGCCCCTACGGAGCTATAACTTTCAATCCCGCTACACAAAAAGTAGAAAAGTGCGATTACTGCTACAAAAGGGTTGATAAAGGACTGCTTCCCTCCTGCGTTGAGAAGTGTGTAACGAACTGTTTATACTTCGTTGAGGTAGACGAAGTTCCAAAAGAAAGACACAAATTAAAGAGGATAGACGAGAAACTTTACGAGGAAATCTTCAGCTGA
- a CDS encoding YggT family protein produces MIIKLVKVFIQLLILLTFIHALGSWFPEVRRSKIYWYIDWIVSPFLEPIRKVVKPINGIDFSPLILILILSILLRILR; encoded by the coding sequence GTGATAATAAAACTCGTTAAAGTCTTCATTCAGCTCCTCATCCTTCTTACTTTCATTCACGCACTCGGGTCTTGGTTTCCCGAGGTAAGGAGAAGTAAAATTTACTGGTACATAGACTGGATAGTGTCTCCCTTTTTAGAGCCGATAAGGAAAGTCGTAAAACCGATTAACGGCATTGACTTTTCCCCCTTAATACTTATCCTTATACTCTCTATCCTCCTGAGGATACTCAGATGA
- the rplQ gene encoding 50S ribosomal protein L17 — MRHRVKKKHFDRTKEQRLALYRSLARALIFDERIETTVERAKALRSFIEPLVELAKEGTLHARRQALSRLPDKPAIKKLFEDIAPRFEGRNGGYVRIIKLPYRRRGDGAEMAIIEWVE; from the coding sequence ATGAGGCACAGGGTTAAGAAGAAGCACTTTGACAGAACTAAGGAACAAAGGCTTGCACTTTACCGATCCCTTGCAAGGGCGTTAATCTTTGACGAGAGAATAGAGACAACCGTCGAAAGGGCAAAGGCTCTCAGGAGTTTCATAGAACCCCTCGTTGAGCTCGCAAAAGAAGGAACGCTCCACGCAAGAAGACAGGCACTCAGCAGACTTCCCGACAAACCAGCTATAAAGAAACTCTTTGAGGATATAGCTCCCAGATTTGAAGGAAGGAACGGCGGATACGTAAGGATAATAAAACTCCCCTACAGGAGAAGAGGAGACGGAGCTGAAATGGCCATCATAGAATGGGTTGAGTAG
- a CDS encoding DNA-directed RNA polymerase subunit alpha produces the protein MLNEFIYPDKIFWEEKTDTYGRLVVEPLERGFGTTVGNSLRRVLLSSISGTAITAVKIYGIYHEFSAIEGVQEDAIELIANLKKIKFLMKGDSDVEILYLQKKGEGEVKASDIKTPPNVEILNPDQYIATITDPNKELNIEIRVERGRGYVPVEEMEAIGEVGWILVDADFSPVKKVGFRVDNVRVGKKSTYERLTLEIFTNGIKTPDQCMQEAIEILKKHYELLENIFTEKPTVPQKVAVDELAEKLSLSIEELDISQRALNSLKRIGITTIGDLVRMTEDELKSTKNIGRKALAEIKEALHKLGLELGMNIETQR, from the coding sequence ATGTTAAACGAGTTTATATACCCCGACAAGATATTCTGGGAAGAAAAAACGGACACTTACGGGAGACTCGTAGTAGAACCGCTTGAAAGGGGATTTGGCACTACCGTTGGAAATTCTCTGAGAAGGGTTCTCCTCTCTTCCATTAGCGGAACTGCCATTACTGCGGTAAAGATTTACGGTATTTACCACGAGTTTTCTGCGATTGAAGGCGTTCAGGAGGACGCAATAGAACTCATAGCAAACCTTAAAAAAATTAAGTTTTTAATGAAGGGAGACAGTGACGTTGAAATACTTTATCTCCAGAAAAAGGGAGAAGGGGAGGTAAAGGCGTCCGATATAAAAACTCCTCCAAACGTTGAAATACTCAATCCCGACCAGTACATAGCAACTATAACGGATCCGAACAAGGAGCTTAACATAGAAATTCGTGTGGAAAGGGGAAGAGGATACGTTCCCGTAGAGGAAATGGAAGCTATAGGGGAAGTGGGCTGGATTCTCGTGGACGCTGATTTTTCTCCTGTAAAGAAGGTAGGTTTCAGGGTAGATAACGTAAGGGTAGGGAAAAAATCCACTTACGAAAGGCTTACACTTGAAATATTCACGAACGGTATAAAAACTCCCGACCAGTGCATGCAGGAAGCAATAGAAATACTCAAGAAGCACTACGAACTCCTTGAGAACATATTTACGGAAAAACCGACAGTTCCTCAAAAGGTAGCGGTGGACGAACTTGCGGAAAAACTCTCCCTCTCCATAGAAGAACTCGACATATCCCAAAGAGCACTTAACTCCCTCAAGAGAATAGGTATAACCACAATAGGGGACCTTGTCAGGATGACGGAAGATGAGCTAAAAAGCACTAAAAACATAGGAAGGAAGGCACTTGCTGAAATAAAGGAAGCACTTCATAAGCTTGGGCTTGAGCTCGGTATGAATATTGAAACTCAGAGGTAG
- the rpsD gene encoding 30S ribosomal protein S4, with amino-acid sequence MGRYIGPWVKLDRRFGVVVSGKKSAPKILARRNYPPGQHGRKYGRRKKLTEYGLRLMEKQKLKFLYGGLREKQFKKYFDMASKSKENTGEMLLQYLERRLDNVVYRLGFASTRRQARQLVAHGHVLVNGKKVNIPSYLVEPGDVIEIKEKSRDIPFIKENLENVDPRSIPSWLELDKDNFRGRVVRLPENVQEYLEIPINLQYIVEFYSKV; translated from the coding sequence ATGGGTAGGTATATAGGTCCTTGGGTAAAACTTGACAGAAGGTTTGGTGTAGTAGTTTCCGGTAAGAAGTCCGCTCCCAAAATCCTTGCCAGGAGAAATTATCCGCCCGGACAACACGGAAGAAAGTACGGAAGGAGAAAGAAGTTAACCGAGTACGGTCTGCGTTTAATGGAAAAACAAAAACTTAAATTCCTCTACGGAGGACTCAGAGAAAAGCAATTTAAGAAGTACTTCGATATGGCTTCCAAGTCAAAGGAAAATACCGGTGAAATGCTCCTTCAGTACCTTGAGAGGAGGCTCGATAACGTAGTTTACAGACTGGGATTTGCCTCCACGAGGAGACAGGCAAGGCAACTTGTAGCACACGGGCACGTTCTCGTAAACGGAAAAAAGGTGAACATTCCCTCTTACCTTGTAGAGCCCGGAGACGTTATAGAAATTAAGGAAAAGTCCAGAGACATTCCCTTCATAAAGGAAAACCTTGAAAACGTAGACCCGAGATCTATACCGAGCTGGCTCGAACTCGACAAGGATAACTTCAGGGGAAGAGTTGTAAGACTTCCCGAAAACGTGCAGGAGTACCTCGAGATACCCATAAACCTTCAGTACATCGTTGAGTTCTACTCTAAGGTATAA
- the rpsK gene encoding 30S ribosomal protein S11 — translation MAKKKKKQKRQVTKAIVHIHTTFNNTIVNVTDTQGNTIAWASGGTVGFKGTRKSTPYAAQLAAQKAMKEAKEHGVQEVEIWVKGPGAGRESAVRAVFASGVKVTAIRDVTPIPHNGCRPPARRRV, via the coding sequence ATGGCGAAAAAGAAAAAGAAACAGAAAAGACAGGTAACAAAAGCCATAGTTCACATACACACAACCTTTAACAACACGATAGTTAACGTAACAGACACTCAGGGAAATACCATCGCATGGGCTAGCGGTGGAACTGTAGGGTTTAAGGGCACGAGAAAATCAACCCCTTACGCAGCACAGCTTGCAGCTCAAAAGGCTATGAAAGAGGCAAAGGAACACGGAGTTCAGGAAGTTGAGATATGGGTCAAAGGCCCCGGAGCAGGAAGGGAGTCAGCGGTAAGGGCTGTATTCGCTTCGGGGGTAAAGGTAACCGCCATAAGGGATGTTACGCCTATTCCCCACAACGGTTGCAGACCACCTGCGAGGAGGAGAGTGTAA
- the rpsM gene encoding 30S ribosomal protein S13 — MARIAGVDLPNNKRLEVALTYIYGIGWSRAREICEKTGIPCTKRVGELTPDELNTLRKFIDENYKVEGDLRREVQLNIKKLKDMGCYRGIRHARGLPVRGQQTRTNARTRKGKRKTVGGTKKAKAK, encoded by the coding sequence ATGGCGAGAATAGCGGGCGTTGATTTGCCTAACAACAAGAGACTGGAGGTCGCACTCACCTACATTTACGGAATAGGATGGTCTAGGGCAAGGGAGATATGTGAAAAGACGGGAATTCCCTGTACCAAAAGGGTCGGAGAATTAACCCCCGACGAGCTAAACACTCTTAGAAAGTTCATAGATGAAAACTATAAGGTAGAGGGTGACCTGAGAAGGGAAGTTCAGCTAAACATTAAGAAACTCAAGGATATGGGATGCTACAGAGGTATCAGACACGCAAGGGGACTACCCGTAAGGGGTCAACAAACGAGAACAAACGCGAGAACCAGAAAGGGTAAGAGGAAAACTGTTGGAGGAACAAAGAAAGCTAAGGCCAAGTAA
- the infA gene encoding translation initiation factor IF-1 produces the protein MGKKKRKQEHEKERGILLEGEVVEALPNGMFRVKLETGQEVLAHIAGKLRVNFIRILPGDKVKVELSPYDLTRGRIVYRL, from the coding sequence ATGGGAAAGAAGAAGAGAAAGCAAGAGCACGAAAAGGAGAGGGGCATACTTCTCGAAGGAGAAGTTGTTGAAGCCCTTCCAAACGGAATGTTCAGGGTAAAGCTTGAAACCGGGCAGGAAGTGCTTGCCCACATAGCCGGGAAACTCAGGGTTAACTTCATAAGAATCCTGCCCGGAGACAAAGTTAAGGTGGAACTCTCTCCCTACGACCTCACCCGCGGAAGGATAGTTTACAGATTGTAA
- the map gene encoding type I methionyl aminopeptidase, with protein sequence MAIELYSQREIEKIRKASQIVAEVLHIVAENVKPGVSTWDLEMIARKETEKRGAKPAFLGYKPPFSDVRYPAALCISINDEVVHGLPKKEKVIKEGDVVSIDFGAIYDGYAGDSAITVIAGKGSPEAQKLLEATKEALYNAIEKALPGKKVGDITKAIHETAEKYGFKTILRYGGHGVGRKVHQEPFVPNNVKDIGKKNPRLRQGMVIAIEPMLSIGTEETVEDGDGWTVKTKDGSLAAHFEHTVAITKKGPVILTEL encoded by the coding sequence ATGGCAATTGAACTGTACTCTCAGAGGGAGATAGAAAAGATACGCAAGGCTTCGCAGATAGTTGCGGAAGTTCTGCATATAGTGGCTGAAAACGTAAAGCCCGGGGTCTCCACGTGGGATCTCGAGATGATAGCGAGAAAGGAAACCGAAAAGAGAGGGGCAAAGCCTGCCTTTTTAGGTTATAAACCGCCCTTTTCCGATGTAAGATACCCAGCGGCTCTCTGTATATCAATAAACGACGAAGTAGTTCACGGACTTCCAAAGAAAGAAAAAGTGATAAAAGAAGGAGACGTGGTTAGCATAGACTTCGGAGCTATATACGACGGGTACGCGGGAGACTCCGCGATTACAGTTATAGCGGGAAAGGGGAGCCCTGAAGCCCAAAAACTCCTTGAAGCTACCAAGGAAGCCCTTTACAACGCAATAGAAAAGGCACTTCCTGGAAAGAAGGTGGGGGACATAACAAAAGCCATACACGAAACCGCCGAGAAGTACGGATTTAAGACCATACTCAGGTATGGCGGGCATGGAGTAGGAAGGAAAGTTCATCAGGAGCCCTTTGTTCCCAACAACGTAAAAGACATAGGAAAGAAGAACCCACGGCTCAGGCAGGGAATGGTAATAGCCATCGAACCCATGTTATCAATAGGCACGGAGGAAACCGTAGAAGACGGAGACGGCTGGACCGTAAAGACTAAGGACGGCAGCTTGGCAGCTCACTTTGAGCATACAGTGGCCATAACTAAGAAAGGACCAGTAATTTTAACGGAGTTGTAA
- a CDS encoding adenylate kinase produces MILVFLGPPGAGKGTQAKRLAKEKGFVHISTGDILREAVQKGTPLGKKAKEYMERGELVPDDLIIALIEEVFPKHGNVIFDGFPRTVKQAEALDEMLEKKGLKVDHVLLFEVPDEVVIERLSGRRINPETGEVYHVKYNPPPPGVKVIQREDDKPEVIKKRLEVYREQTAPLIEYYKKKGILRIIDASKPVEEVYRQVLEVIGDGN; encoded by the coding sequence ATGATACTGGTTTTCCTAGGACCTCCCGGTGCAGGAAAGGGAACTCAGGCTAAGAGACTCGCAAAAGAGAAGGGCTTTGTCCACATATCCACAGGAGATATCTTAAGGGAAGCCGTTCAGAAGGGAACACCCCTCGGTAAAAAAGCCAAAGAATACATGGAAAGGGGGGAACTCGTTCCCGATGACTTAATAATAGCTTTAATAGAGGAAGTATTTCCGAAGCACGGAAACGTCATATTTGACGGCTTTCCCAGAACCGTAAAACAGGCAGAGGCCCTTGACGAGATGCTTGAAAAGAAAGGACTTAAAGTTGACCATGTTCTCCTCTTTGAAGTTCCCGACGAGGTGGTAATAGAAAGGCTTTCAGGAAGAAGGATAAATCCCGAAACGGGAGAGGTTTACCACGTGAAGTACAACCCACCGCCTCCCGGTGTGAAGGTTATTCAAAGGGAAGACGACAAACCCGAAGTCATTAAAAAGAGACTCGAGGTTTACAGAGAGCAAACCGCTCCCCTCATTGAATATTACAAGAAGAAAGGTATATTAAGAATAATAGACGCAAGTAAACCTGTTGAGGAGGTTTACAGGCAAGTTTTAGAGGTTATAGGAGATGGCAATTGA
- the secY gene encoding preprotein translocase subunit SecY produces the protein MSEYLKALFELKELRQKFIFTLLMFVIYRLGSHIPIPGINPEALRDFLKAFEGSVFALYDIFSGGNLGRLTVFALGVMPYISASIMMQLLTVAIPSLQRLAKEEGDYGRYKINEYTKYLTLFVATVQSLGIAFWIRGQVSPKGIPVVENPGISFILITVLTLVAGTMFLVWIADRITEKGIGNGASLIIFAGIVANFPNAVIQFYEKVKTGDIGPLTLLLIIALIIAIIVGIVYVQEAERRIPIQYPGRQVGRQLYAGRKTYLPIKINPAGVIPIIFAQALLLIPSTLLNFVQNPFIKVIADMFQPGAIFYNFLYVTFIVFFTYFYTAVLINPVELAENLHKAGAFIPGVRPGQDTVKYLERIINRLIFFGALFLSVIALIPILISVWFNIPFYFGGTTALIVVGVALDTFRQIETYLIQKKYKSYVRR, from the coding sequence ATGTCCGAGTACTTAAAAGCCCTCTTTGAATTAAAAGAACTAAGACAGAAGTTCATATTCACTCTACTCATGTTCGTAATATACAGACTCGGCAGTCACATACCGATACCTGGTATAAACCCGGAAGCTTTGAGGGACTTCTTAAAGGCTTTTGAAGGCTCTGTTTTCGCACTTTACGATATCTTCTCAGGTGGTAATCTGGGAAGACTCACGGTATTTGCCCTCGGTGTTATGCCCTACATATCCGCATCCATAATGATGCAACTCCTCACCGTTGCCATTCCCTCGCTCCAGAGGCTCGCAAAAGAGGAAGGGGATTACGGGAGGTACAAGATAAACGAGTACACAAAGTACTTAACACTTTTCGTGGCTACAGTTCAGTCCCTAGGTATAGCCTTCTGGATAAGGGGGCAGGTATCTCCTAAGGGTATTCCGGTGGTTGAAAATCCCGGCATAAGCTTCATCCTCATAACGGTACTCACCCTCGTTGCGGGAACTATGTTCTTGGTCTGGATAGCGGACAGGATTACGGAAAAGGGCATAGGAAACGGAGCATCCCTCATTATATTTGCGGGTATAGTTGCGAACTTTCCGAACGCCGTAATCCAGTTTTATGAGAAGGTGAAGACTGGAGACATAGGTCCCCTTACGCTTCTCTTAATAATCGCCTTAATAATTGCCATTATTGTAGGAATAGTTTACGTCCAGGAAGCAGAAAGGAGAATTCCCATTCAGTACCCCGGAAGGCAGGTGGGAAGACAACTCTACGCCGGAAGGAAAACTTACCTGCCCATAAAGATAAACCCAGCAGGTGTTATACCAATAATATTCGCCCAAGCACTACTTTTAATACCTTCTACTCTTCTCAACTTCGTGCAGAATCCCTTTATTAAGGTAATAGCGGACATGTTCCAGCCCGGAGCCATATTTTATAACTTCCTCTACGTGACCTTCATAGTCTTCTTTACTTACTTCTACACAGCGGTTTTAATAAACCCCGTTGAGCTTGCGGAGAACCTCCACAAGGCTGGAGCTTTCATTCCCGGAGTCAGACCCGGGCAGGACACGGTAAAGTATCTGGAAAGGATAATAAACAGGCTCATATTCTTTGGAGCACTTTTCCTTTCCGTAATAGCCCTCATCCCCATACTTATAAGCGTCTGGTTTAACATTCCCTTCTACTTTGGAGGAACCACAGCCCTCATAGTTGTAGGTGTTGCCCTTGATACCTTCAGGCAGATAGAAACTTACCTGATACAGAAGAAGTACAAGAGTTATGTAAGGAGGTAA
- the rpmB gene encoding 50S ribosomal protein L28, with amino-acid sequence MADSEICGKRPVVGRRVTLSGERNRRIFKPNVHKMRVMLPDGTVKRMYVCTKCLKAGKVMKAPRIPKEG; translated from the coding sequence ATGGCTGATAGTGAGATTTGTGGAAAGAGACCTGTTGTCGGAAGGAGAGTCACCTTATCGGGTGAGAGGAACAGAAGGATTTTTAAACCGAACGTCCATAAGATGAGGGTAATGCTCCCGGATGGAACGGTAAAGAGGATGTACGTGTGCACCAAGTGCCTCAAGGCGGGTAAGGTAATGAAAGCACCCAGAATTCCCAAGGAAGGTTAA